From Chionomys nivalis chromosome 21, mChiNiv1.1, whole genome shotgun sequence, a single genomic window includes:
- the LOC130864055 gene encoding cytochrome c oxidase assembly factor 6 homolog translates to MAAPSMKERQVCWSARDLYWRCLDDNAEDAARCKQLRSSFEASCPQQWIKYFDKRRDYLKFKEKFEAGEFQPSQSTENS, encoded by the exons ATGGCAGCCCCGTCCATGAAGGAAAGGCAGGTGTGCTGGAGCGCGCGCGACCTGTACTGGCGCTGTCTCGACGACAACGCGGAGGACGCGGCTCGGTGCAAGCAGCTGAGGAGCTCGTTCGAGGCCAGCTGCCCCCAACAGTGG ataaaatattttgacaaaagAAGAGACTACTTGAAATTCAAGGAAAAATTTGAAGCCGGAGAATTCCAGCCTTCACAGTCCACTGAAAATTCCTAG